TTGGTACTCTTGGGGACCATAGCGAGGGGAATTGCCTGCAGGGGCTGGGCAAGTATGGCTGGCTCTTCGGCATCAGGGATCTGAGCGCTGACCATCGACTCGGCATCCTCTTTGGGTACCTCGAGATCCATACGTTCAGGTGCTTCTATCACCTCATGAAGCTCTCCCCCTTTAAGCGGCTCGCCAGGAGGGACGCCGACCTGTGCAGCTTCCGACTGAGTGACCCCTCCCTCATGTTGATCGCTCACAGCCTCGGAGCTGGTGGAGGCAGCCTCACGGATGGCTGTAGGGTAAAATATGCTCTCCGCTTTCCACAAATCAAAcgaagcatccaccccagctcgctttaaggcctcttcccaaacctgggagcaatatAGCCTGCATACTCCGGGAATTTGGGCTTTAAGGGaggcttgggtttcagctacCCCCGCGTTTTAACCCTCATCCTCAGCCGTTTCCTTGGCAGCCTCAGCCTCGTTtctggcaaactcagcctccCGCTTGGCCCTTATGGCTTCGTCCCGGGCATACTCCGCCACGCCTTTATCATTCTCTGCCAAGATCAGTCTCTTTTTTAAATcactgatctgctccttggcTATTCGCAACTGATCCTCGACTTCGAGTAGACGTTTTGTCTGTTCCTCGGCCTGTCTCTGAGCACCATCTAAACCCGCCGAGGCACTATCTCTTTCTTGGATAGCCTCCTTTAAGGCGTCCTTAGCCTTTGCGAGGTCGTCCTCGGAAGCTTTGAGAGTCCGTGAGGCGTCTAGGCGTTTGGAGCGTTCATTCTCGGCGGCCTTACTCTGCTTGTTAACTTCCTCCTCCATTCTATTTgtggcctggagagcctgtcaagtgAGGAAAATACATTGTGAATGACAAAACAGGGagcaagagttaataaagttttaggtttcaagagccttaccattcccaagtacctcttcgtattgaggaaaacctcctgcatcctcattttcttcaacttATCCACGTCATTG
The Quercus lobata isolate SW786 chromosome 10, ValleyOak3.0 Primary Assembly, whole genome shotgun sequence DNA segment above includes these coding regions:
- the LOC115963444 gene encoding MAP7 domain-containing protein 1-like; amino-acid sequence: MGLKRKPPTSLFDLLEGQPGKGAQGTPQSSAPSPPPQPQTIQNRSSSTKSQPQSPRPKLPAPPQPALPPRPGPTDSKRKRSPKGKEAVDGGKSQSSKERDEAPRVKQLKIGIQSKALQATNRMEEEVNKQSKAAENERSKRLDASRTLKASEDDLAKAKDALKEAIQERDSASAGLDGAQRQAEEQTKRLLEVEDQLRIAKEQISDLKKRLILAENDKGVAEYARDEAIRAKREAEFARNEAEAAKETAEDEAIREAASTSSEAVSDQHEGGVTQSEAAQVGVPPGEPLKGGELHEVIEAPERMDLEVPKEDAESMVSAQIPDAEEPAILAQPLQAIPLAMVPKSTNTDPAQSSPEGTVLQGVEAGPVLPSQDVADTELKK